The genome window CGTTTCATACGTCGCCATCGCCTCATTATTTGTAGTTTCTAAATAAGATTGCACAAGAGGGGAAATACCTTGTATTGAATTTAGTTGAAACGCGTGATCATTTGCTGTCACTTATCATCGCCTCGCCATTCCAATTGTTCTTTTCGTCTTATATTGGAACGATTCGCAAATTCGATTTCCATTTGAAGATGGTCGATATCATTGGAAAGCGCATCTTTTAAATCAATTTGAATCGTATCATTTAAATCTGTAAGCGTTTCTCGTGTTTTAGATAATGTAATCTGGATTTCCTTATCCTTCACAGGCTGCTTCGATAACATCGTATATTTATCCGTTAATTCGACAGCGGAAGGTAGGTGTGCATAAAAAAATTGTTCAATATTATAAAATTTTCGTGGATCTGTTTTAACAATTTTCACGATGTTTTTGGAAATACGTGTCATTTCGAGTAATTGCTTAAATGCTGAAACAGAGCGTACACGTAAGTAGTTTTGGCTTAATGTTTGAATGTTTTTATTGGCTGTTGTAAGTTGTGTTTCGATATGTTTGTATTCTTCTTTTGTTATACCTGCTATTTGCATGACTTTCTTTTTCTGTCTATGTTTCAACAACGCTGTACTCGACGCGTATGTTCCAGCAAACAATAAACCACCAAGGAAGAATCCTGGATTTGCCGCAATTGCTGCAATAGAAACAGTTGTTAGCGAAATAAAGAAGCTAGCGGTATGTCTAGAGAAAAACTGTCCGACACTGAGCATGTTTCTTCCTCCTAGCATTTAAATATGTCTATCTTCTTATACGAAATAATCGACATAAAGTTTCAATGAAAAATTAAACCTTACATAAATTTTACTGCTATTTGTTAAGTTTCACAATGATAATACATAAGAATAAGCAAATCCTTTGATTTATAGTAGAGAAAAGGAGCAAATGAAATAGAAGTCGGCCTAAGCAATGTCTGACATTGCTGCTGAGATTATTGATTTTTATTATATCGTATTCAAATTAAATGTAATTCGCGAATTTTTGTAATGTTGTTATTCATTTTTTTAGTTTAAACATTAGTATTGTTTTTTCATCTGTTGTTAATTCCTCATTATCAAATAAGATTCTAAAGTAATGCCTTAGCAAAAAATGTTGCTATGTCATAGAAATTCTTCGTTGCTATAAATTGGTGAATAGTAAAAAGTGATGGAGGTGAGTATAAATAAAAATGAGGGATCAATTCACTTGCCCATTAGATTTAACCCATGATATTACTCGAGGAAAGTGGAACATCATTTCACTGAGAGAGGAAAAGAACTCTACGAAGCAGTAGAAATTATGCAAACTGTTGGTATTCAATTTTGATGATAAACAACTTAGAAAACCATATTCTAATGATTATGAAGTCTACACTTCTTATTGAAAAAGAACTTTCTCTTAACATGTTTCTAGCAATTGTGTGTTATAAACTAAAATCAAATAAAAACAATTATTATAAAGGAAGAATTATTATGATCTAAATCTTTATTGTTTTAGTAGAATTTTATCCATCTTGGCTTGCTATGACTCGTGAAGAAAGAGGGAAACGAGCTAATGAGCTTAAAGAAATTACTTTAAAATATCCAGAAGTACAGGTGCGTTTCCTTGATGCAGAAGCCTTACTTGGAAAGGATTATACAGATATTATCTTTTGTGAAACAAGTAATATTAATGTGGGAAGAAATACGAGATCATGCCGTATATACGGAAGGGCATATGAAAATTAAAGATGTGATTATGGGAATGGAAGAAGCCTATAAAAAGTTTGAAGCGGATTCATTACATAGTAATTAAAGCAATATTAACAAGTATTATTATTCAACAAAATTGAACTGCACCTCAATGTTAGACATTAACAGTTGGGTGCAGTTTTTATATAGATAAATTCAGTTCTGGTGTAGTCATTTAATCGCTAGTGTTTTTAAATTGCGGATGCTTAAATAAAGGCGGTTCTCTTAAACGGTTCAAAATAAAAATAGCGTGAGTATGGTTAGATGACTATTTTTCGATGACTAAAATATTGTTGTCTTCTATTGGAGGCTCACAATTTTCAAGAAGATAATTTGTACTTTCATTCGTTTCAACTGCCTCAATTAAAGAGCATGCTGAATGAATGATACTTCCTTGGCCATATTGGTCTCTGCGTGGGTCTTTTGTTGATTTTATTATTTCGCCATCGTATTCAAGTTCGTGAACTATTGGGTCACCTTCTGTGGTATATCTAACCATTCTAATACTATCTTCTTTCCCTTGTTGTACATTATGGAGAAAATCTTCAAATCTTTCTTGGTTTTTTAAATCAGCATGCGCATCTACTATATCTTCTGGAGTCGAAATGTAAGGTGGTGGTATATCATTAGGGTATATGTAAATATCCGTTGAACTATCTACTCGATTACAACTTGCAATTAAGAGCAAAATAAATAGAACAAATAAAACATTTATCTTTTTCATGATAATACATTCCTTTATGCATTTAGTCGTTTTTTCCTTAAAAATGTTACATACC of Lysinibacillus agricola contains these proteins:
- a CDS encoding DUF4362 domain-containing protein, whose translation is MKKINVLFVLFILLLIASCNRVDSSTDIYIYPNDIPPPYISTPEDIVDAHADLKNQERFEDFLHNVQQGKEDSIRMVRYTTEGDPIVHELEYDGEIIKSTKDPRRDQYGQGSIIHSACSLIEAVETNESTNYLLENCEPPIEDNNILVIEK
- a CDS encoding 5-bromo-4-chloroindolyl phosphate hydrolysis family protein, with translation MLSVGQFFSRHTASFFISLTTVSIAAIAANPGFFLGGLLFAGTYASSTALLKHRQKKKVMQIAGITKEEYKHIETQLTTANKNIQTLSQNYLRVRSVSAFKQLLEMTRISKNIVKIVKTDPRKFYNIEQFFYAHLPSAVELTDKYTMLSKQPVKDKEIQITLSKTRETLTDLNDTIQIDLKDALSNDIDHLQMEIEFANRSNIRRKEQLEWRGDDK